The DNA sequence gtgttcagttttggagactgtatctggagaaggacgtaagaagacttgaagtggtccagaggagggcgacaaaaatgataggaggtttgcaccagaagacgtataaggagagactggaagccctaaatatgtataccctagaagaaaggagggataggggagacatagaacgtagaacaaaatactttccagagaaaggaaaatggtaaaactagaggatataatttgaggttgaggagtggtagattcaagagcaatgttaggaaattctactttacggagagggtggtggatgcctggtatGCACTCCCGAgataggtggtggagaggaaaactgtgacggagttcaaagaagtgtgggatgaacacagaagatctagaatcagaaaataatagtaaatattgaactaagaccagcactgggcagacttgcacggtatgtgtctgtttatggccttttggttgaggatgggctggggagggcttcaacggctgggagggtgtagatgggctggagtgagctttgatggagacttcagcaattggaacccaagcacagtaccgggtaaagctttggattcttggccagaaatagctaagaagaaaaatattagcgacagcgtggactgaggacttgcattgccagttgactgctcaacagttacaacgggtcctgaagaacattcagaaggtgtcacccaatattactcactgggaaatgcaattgaaaattgttcttagactttacattccaccggaacgtgcagcccggatggggattactgcgtcgcattcttgcctgaaatgcaatcaggctcacgcatttttgagtcacatgttttgggcctgccccgcaatccaacagttttggagacatcttggcctatataccacatcgctttagagaaggcgatggcttccgcaaccgagggcgttatttggattttataatatagcctcgcccaaacccaggggaatgtcagcatttatctccagagcccttttgatgggaaaaaaagccatcctcaccaactggctctcccgtgatatgcacaatggagatccctaatgatagtgcacgcaacattggagagacgcatggtgggagacttgactcttggcccgggtcacaaattttgtcaggtgtgggagcacttctggcaggacctcacaccgcatgctcgcagtagacttttgaatgtttaagattttattcccactctcagctgttggactgaccatggattcttggggaggggaggggaactgattatattgttgaaaatgttatttcctgaatggtactactgtttgtatttgcttcttactgctggaataataaaaatcatttaaacattaaaaaaaataataataataattgaatcaggatgggcagactagatggaccatttgggtctttatctgtcgtcatctactatgttactatattggtACCTTCCCCTCAGTTTTCTTTCCCATTGTCATACCCAATGCACATTTAAAAGATCTTGCAAATTTAAGCAAAACATAAAATGTATCCTATAACCTGTTAAAATTTAACACAAAAAATAGGCATAACTTTCTAAAATATGCAAGAAAAACATATTAACATGGATTATGAGAAAACAATCACTTTCAAACtatgtaaaaataataaaacatctaCAGGGTACTTTATGGAGCTCTGGAGCAGGAAAACAGCTATAACTTTCGAGTGTTTACATGGAATTTATTCATCATTCTTTTGGCCAACAGTGGTGACTGATTGCTTTCCTCCCTAAAGATAAGCATTTGCATGAAAATGCCAGAGAAGGGTCACAAATTAGCAGTGTAACAGTGACTCTACTGAAATACCTTGTCTCCTTCCTTTTTTGTGAAATGTTTTGCTGCTTCTTTGACAGACTTACCCAGTGGCTAAGATGCTACTAGACCTATGTCCCAAAACTAACCCGTGGGTACAGTCAcctgttttgatttttttcaaatctGCCTCAATTAGCAGGGCCATAGATATCCAAATAATTTGCGTCTCTTCTGGAATATCTTGGCCCATAAAGCTCATTCCAAATATCTATATTGACACTCATTGGATgccgaaaaagcttttgataggatAGAGTGGGGCTATCTTTTTCATACCTTAACATGGTTCGGTTTTGATCAAAAATTCATTCAGATAGTCAAAGTTCTATATAATAATCCCCAAGCCTCTATTTTGTTCGTCTAATATCAGAATACTTTCCACTCAAGCGGGGCACTAAACAAGGCTGTccactctcttctctcctttctaatctagctctagaacaggggtgcccacactttttgggcttgcgagctacttttaaaatgaccaagtcaaaatgatctaccaacaataaaatttaaaaaaacacaaagcacactgtacgcagagaaaatgttaattatcatttatattctgggtttttttttcaaagagatcaaggcagatgactttatgcaatgtcacttcagtaacaaccatagaaaaatagacaaatatacccacttcctttttactaaaccgcaatagcggtttttagtgcagggagttgcgctgaatgccctgcgctgctctcgatgctcataggctctctgtgctaaaaaccgctattgcggtttagtaaaagggggccttagtgcaaaatatagacagcagatataaattctcaaaatggccacattttgatcactaaattgaaaataaaatcatttttcctacctttgttgtctggacattattcaaatcttgttggttccaggctctggttgtcttctgataacttgcttgccatggtctccttcttttttctttctctgtgctaaccatccatcttctatctctgtcctccacttccattttccttccctcccctggaaatctggcatctttcctttttttcatctccatccacagatccacccttctcaactaccctttcatcgagcatctctccctccttccccaccatcccaaggtctaccatctctccctttcttttcccaactaccctcctatccagtatctctttccccccctccacaccatcccttgtgtccaacttctctccctttctattccttcccttcctaaatccaccatctctctcccacttctctgtttttagacccattatttcttccccccaaagtccggcatgtgcatgtctctttgaaccccccttcccaccctccctctctccgtgtatttctacaccagggccccgaAGGCTTGCTACCCACCCTtagaaggcctgcctgtccccctgaaggtctgcacccccccaaaggcctgcacattccccctgaaagcctgcacattcacccctgaaggccagcaCTACCCAATGAAGgcctgcccctgaccccaccctccCCCGCAAGGCCTGCGtattcctccctgccctcccacatccatttacctaattcctgcagggagcagcctgcagagaggatcgctggtactttagcaatccttgcaggttgccataggcctcaggagctgtcttccctctgccccgatcctgcctctgactcagaggaggggcgggaccgcggcagagggaagccagCTCCTGAGGCCAATGGCAATctgcaagaattgctaaagtaccgggAGGCCATGGAGAAAGCCGGATGTTGCCCAGTGGCAGCTGCTCACCCAATGGCTACAGCAAGATGTGGATCAACGGGGCCAACCCCAAACTCTCCATGGAGAGCAATGACGGCAAGCTGCCCTGCGCGGACTACATAAACATGTCCCCAGCCAGCGGCTCCATGACCAGCACCCCTCCCGATTGTTACCTAAACCCGCTCCTTCAAGCATGTCCACCGCCAGAAGGACGAGAGCGTGTTACGCCCCTCTGCCGCCTGCTCTGCGCCGaggactcctcttcctcctccaccagCAGCGGCAGCCTGGGGGGCATGGAGGGAGGCGTGGACTGAACAAGCTGACTTTTGATTGGCCTGCGTTCTTCAAGAggtgggccagtcaggagggggaaaaaaaacagaagggaagggaacccggctctgtgatcgactggggttgcctgagcgatcgaccggtcgatcgcgatcgacgtattgggcacccctgctctagaaccttTAGCGATGGCTATTAgagtaaagtttcaagtttaataaaaatttgcatactacctatcagtcttctaagcggtttgtacataataaaatagggtaatatacattaaaacatacaagatctactggaacgataggattaaggtaaagaatCACATTATAAAATAAGAGagagagccatataggggaaatacaaaaggaagggagatcctATCTGATAACCAAACCATTCTATCAGAGGTATATCTATTAATAATTTGTCTTTTAAACTTTcagtttatgcagatgatatacttgTATATAACACGCTGGATTCAATCCCTCATTTACTAACTTGTATCAATGATTTCTCTAACTTCTCTGGATATAAGATTAATTGTAGTAAGTCAGCACTCCTTCCATTAACTCCATGTATATAAAAACATCATATCTCACAACACCCTTTTAAATGGGAATCTGAAAAGATCAAATATTTGGGCATTTGTTATAGCTCCTCAGTGGTTAAACACTTTCTCTGAATTCTAATTATAATATTGAGCTAACCACTTCTATTTTGCAATCTTGACTTCACTTTTTCTCTCCTGGTGGGGTAGAGCTGAGGCCATTAAAATGGTTTTAACATCCAAATTAAATTACATCTTCAGCATGATACCTTTACCTTTTCCAGCGTCCTTATATAAGAATGTGTACAGCCTTATTAGTAAGTTTCTTTGGTAAAATAAAACACCAAGAATAGCGCTTTGCAAACTACAATTGCCTAAAATTAGAGGCAGACTAAATTTACCTGTTTTTAAAAGATACCACTTAGCTTTTAGACTGGCTCAATGTCTAGGTTGGTTTCAAAACTTAAATGAATGGGATGTTTCAAGATGGAGGGTATTTAAAAATTGCTTCTCTCTCCTGTACTTAGACATCTAGTGCCGTTCATGGATAAACTTCTGTATAACACATCCTTAAAGATCCTTAAGTCTTCAGCCTCTCTATAAATGGTCATTTTATGAAAGTGCAATATGTTCCCCTATGGTTTAACAGCACCATTGATACTCATAGTTTATCTgggattgaggaaatttgcaaactAAGGAATATATGGAAGCTATTTTCATTGCTGAAAGAGCATGGGCAGAAGCGAGTGGGAATTTTTCCTGCCCCAGcacgccgctagaccaccagggaaacaaggtaggcccGGGGTCTTTCCTCTGGGTCCGAGAGGGTGTTGGTGGTGTCTGTTCGGGGAAGGAGgggaatgctgccttttcttgtcaagggggggtgcatgatggtatttttaacaattattattaaaaacaaaacaaaaaaaaactaattAAGGTCCAATCATCTGGATTTTCAATTATCCAGACTGTCCTCTGCTGAGGTTAGTCCAGAGAATCAACATTCTACTGTATTGTAGTTTGGAGTTTCATCATAGGTTAACCACATCCTACTTCCAGCTGCCAGTTTGACCGTAgaaatttaggactccttttacaaaggtgcgttagggccttaatgcgcggaatagcgtgcactataatgccacacacgctagccgctaccgcctcctcttgagtaggtggtagttttttgactagcacgcgctaatctgttgcgtgtgttaaaaacactagcgcacatttgtaaaaggaacccttagtcccCTGATACAGCCTAAATAAGGTGAAACAAGGTTTCCTTGTtaggatatttaaataaaatcgGAACTGTGATGGAGGTCAGCAGTAAGACAGTGTGAACTTGCTTAGTGATCTTAAAGCACTGGAGATTACTATTTGGACTTTCTACTGTCTCAAAAGATAAGTAACACTTTAAATTTCACATTAATAgactaaaatatatattaaaatagAATTGACGTTGAGTTTCAGTATTGATAAACAattgtggaggttttttttaggaCCTATAATGGTTTCAGGAGCGATGCTCTAACCCTGAAGTGAGTCCCCCTGGCACTGAGGttcttttttttctactttatgtctgagattattattttttttaatctctgaaaCAACAGTTGTTCACATTTGAGACAACAGTACTTTTATATCCAGTGTAAGGAAGAAGaatcaatttctttttttactaGATTTTTCTTCTTCgttctttttatttttagtcAGTATTCTAGTCATTTGCCCACATATTTACCATTTGCATCTTATTTACAGAATGACCCTcttaatgcacattaaaaaatTATACTTAGAAATAACAATACAACCAATGCTAATAAAGATCTTTAATATTAACAGGAAGTATGCAGATTATGGATGCTCTCAACCCTTCATTGcttcaggtaccacagttagattgtgaacctaccaggacagatagggaaaatacttaagagtacattATTActtttcaatgtattgtaaaccactttgggtgaatctcttcatgaaaaatagGTGCTTAGTAAATCCCATTCAAAAGAACATTTCTTCTTCAAACTTTCTTGTTCCCAACTTAGTATAACCCCTTACCCAAAAACTAGATGGATAGCCTCACACCTAGACCAAACCCTACCTCTCCATGAGCTGAGGTCTTTAGGGACAGGGGCAATACCCAATGTCTTCTATCCAGCTGGTGCCAAAATTCAATATTGCACCAGCTGAGCTgtgaatcccctctgtccctcaTAAGTGGGCTACCTAACCCCACTCAAGAGAGCTACAAAGGCACATTCACACAGACATTACTGCCATAGTCAGAGACTACATACTCCTAGCGTTTGGAATACTGGATATACTAAACTGTGGAAATCGTACACCACAGATTTGTAAATCCCACCCGAACTAGCTGGTTATAATGATGCTTTAGCAATTATTTTTAATGGAGCTTGGAAAACTACTGAGCATTCATCCTATGTACTGTGTCTTTGTGTACtaaaagactatgggctccttttactaaggtgcgctagcgtttttagcgtgcgctgctcCCCCCGCTACacataaaaactaacgccagctcaatggtggcattagcgtctagcgtgtgcggaaatgcagcatgcgctaaaaccgctcgcgcagcttagttaaaggagccccatGTCCAAGAAAGGGTGTTTATagttagtatttttttttaaaggctcaGTATATGTAGAGTCTTTGAAAAATACAAACCTGTAAGGTCATGGGAAATATATGTGCATTTGGCAGCACACTTAGTAAAAGCAGCTATTTCACAATGTAACATGTTAAAATGATTTGGCCTCACTCAGGGTTCTGCTTGTGCAAATGCTAACACTTCCACATAATAATGGCAGATTTAATAAAACTGAACATGCAGAAAAAGCCAATTAAGGAATCAagtgaaaacctttttttttattaaaatgttttgaaaaggTATTTTAACACCAGAGGGATAAGCACAATTGCCCCTTCAATCACTAGTGTAAAGCCCAGGTCCAAAAGAGTTGTTAGCTGACAATTTCCTATTTTTTGAAGCAAATTAAATGCCATTGTCTAAATTGTATATGTATACTGTCTTTAAAATTGAAAATACATACTTTGGCAACCTATGCACAACATGTCTCCTTCCAGTAAATCAGGGGGGGTGGACATCTGACATGCTGTCTGCTTGACTCTGGGATACACCCCCTAAAGATTTTTagcatttttaaattaattaggTAATATTCAAGATTTTGAAGAACTGCAGATCTATTTGGTGGATACAAAGTCAGAATTTCAGAAGAGATTCAGACTTTTTATGAGAATGAATCACACATTTCATGAGGCTCCCACATATATAGATTTCTGAACCTGTAGCCCAGTACAAAAATGTGGTCTGCCCATGCACACATGGATTTCTAATTATATCGCCCACTGTTGAAAGAAATTTTGACACCTCTAGTCAAAATAGTGATTTTTAAAATCACCATTTGCATATGTAGGGCATTTACAAATATTACACAACCCTTCTAAAATGACCTTCTAAAAGTGTCAGAAATACATGCTTGAAGATTTAACAtttaaggggtttttttttttcattaaattattttttatagtAACTATAAATGTATAACTCCATACAAGTATATTTCTCCTTTCCGTTCTGACATTTGTTCATGAGCTATTAAGTTTTTGTAGGGCAATGTTCTCAAATAGACTTTTGAGATACAGTAATACGTAACTTAACTGGCAAATGTCATTCCATATTTTGTCCAGTTCAAGCTCTTGTTCTTCAAATGAACAAGAACTTTAGCTCAGCTAAACATTGCTTTGCCAATTGTTTACCACAATTATGGTAATTTAACACATTACTATAAAACATATAAAGAATGCAATTCATGCAATGAATGTGGACACAAGAACTTTAGCTCAGCTAAACATTGCTGTGCCAATTGTTTACCAAAATTATGGTAATATTACTATAAAACATATAAAGAATGCAATTCATGCAATGAATGTGGACATAAGAGATTTGCTTCTTGCTTTGCTGAtcctgggacctgggttggccactgttggaaacaggatactggccttgatggaccttcagtctgtcccagtatggcaattcttatgttcttatctgaaccAATCTGACTTGCTTACAATACTGAATGTTCAACTAAGATGACCTCTGTTTCACACAGAGGCTCTGTTCGCTTCAAATGCTGTATCTGGTCTGATGATGAACCTCTGACAGGATTTTGAGGTGCTGGCTGTACTGGGCCACTAACAATATACCTTGCAGATTGATAACAACTATAGTATTCAATTGCATTTTCTGCTGAGTTTTCTGGGGTCTTTTTCATCTTTCGTTTAAATTGAACTACTTTATACATCAAAACAAAAATCATAGCACAGGCCAAAATAAAGAAGACAAGTAAAATCTCAAAAGACCGGTTCAGTCTTTCAACTTCTTGCTGACAAATAAGGTGAGTCTTCAATGATAGAGAAGTAGCATTTGGTGGCAGTGCACTGTTACCTCCACTGGTTAAATTAGCTGGTGTTATCTGTTCAGGTACTTGTAGAAGTAAAACTGGTACCACTGAAGTTGTCCCTGGTAGGTTGCTAGTATTATATGTTCCATGAAGAAATTCTTGAGCTTCTGATGAGGTCAGAGATTTTTGACTGTTGGTGTCTGTATTATTCAAATATCTGTTGTATATCTTATGTGTGGTATATTTAGACCACTGCGTTTGCACTGTACTTGTGGCAGGGTTAGATTTCAAACTCCAAATGGCACTTGTAGTAGTGGTAACACAGTTTTCAAATTCAGTCCATTTAACATTGTGCAATGGTTTCCCAAACAACTTTGGTGGGTTCTGGCAATGAATATTAACAGAATATGGGGAAGATGCTAGCCAGATACGCAGCCCAAACAAATTACAGTCACAGTTCCACGGATTGTAACTTGCCTGAAGATGTGTTAGTGAAACCAAAGGTTGAAGGACATTAGGCTGCAGGTCTGTGAGTTTATTAAATGCAAGATTAAGGACTTTCAAagatgctcccattttttcaaacgtGCTATTATCTATACTGAGTATATTATTCCTGTCCAGCTGCAGATAcattaaatgatttaaaaatgcAAACATATCTGAATTAATTTTTTCCAAGTTATTGTTGCTTAGGATCAATTGTTTCAGGTTACATAATCCAGCAAAGCCATTCATACTTATTGTCTTAATTTTTGCATTTTTCAGAAAAAGATCCTGAAGTTCGCTTAATCCTTTAAATGCAAAATAGTGTATTGACTCAATAGGATTATTTGACAGTACAAGCCTTTTAAGGTTTTTGAGCATTCTGAAGGCATTTGAAGGGATACGGGCCAAGATATTATTTTCAAGATACAGATGTTCAAGATTATTAAGCTGA is a window from the Geotrypetes seraphini chromosome 1, aGeoSer1.1, whole genome shotgun sequence genome containing:
- the LRRC70 gene encoding leucine-rich repeat-containing protein 70 — translated: MNRKVKIRDICGIQSSLPFLPLFLHVVSWFLIFLLHNGILGCPSVCSLCTGRQANCHGLGLTTIPKNFPKSATHIYLSGNNISNIHLNELRDLQRVVVLYLDNSGILYVHPKALANLRKVCYLHLNNNYIRYLHQGIFDGLSNLNYLYLQHNQITFLPRGLFSNSVAVQYLALQNNHLSVIGTGAFMGMIALHTLNLANNKIAKISDSAFCQLNNLEHLYLENNILARIPSNAFRMLKNLKRLVLSNNPIESIHYFAFKGLSELQDLFLKNAKIKTISMNGFAGLCNLKQLILSNNNLEKINSDMFAFLNHLMYLQLDRNNILSIDNSTFEKMGASLKVLNLAFNKLTDLQPNVLQPLVSLTHLQASYNPWNCDCNLFGLRIWLASSPYSVNIHCQNPPKLFGKPLHNVKWTEFENCVTTTTSAIWSLKSNPATSTVQTQWSKYTTHKIYNRYLNNTDTNSQKSLTSSEAQEFLHGTYNTSNLPGTTSVVPVLLLQVPEQITPANLTSGGNSALPPNATSLSLKTHLICQQEVERLNRSFEILLVFFILACAMIFVLMYKVVQFKRKMKKTPENSAENAIEYYSCYQSARYIVSGPVQPAPQNPVRGSSSDQIQHLKRTEPLCETEVILVEHSVL